Proteins co-encoded in one Candidatus Tectomicrobia bacterium genomic window:
- a CDS encoding adenylate/guanylate cyclase domain-containing protein, translating to MDHGSGIEIELINEKSIRVQAGQSLLEAALEHGIPHLHACGGNARCSTCRVLVEEGEEYLSPPTEGERALAGRMGFPPGVRLACQAQVRGAPMRLHRLIRDKGDMELFLKVQRGTRGLGEEKDLAFLFLDVRDFTPFAETHLPFDVIHVLSRFHSLVREAIVAGGGRILSLAGDGVYAVFGLEAPLAEATSSAVRAGLRILEEVEAFNGCYLETYFGHRLAVGIGLHAGAAICGEVGAGEGGSFTAIGFSVNVASRLESATKEVNNSFLVSEAAFSLLADAPPAAGTCEVALRGVTAPCRVFLLGRPYR from the coding sequence ATGGACCACGGATCTGGAATCGAGATCGAGCTGATCAACGAAAAGAGCATCCGGGTCCAGGCGGGCCAGAGTCTCCTCGAAGCGGCGCTCGAGCATGGAATCCCCCACCTGCACGCCTGCGGCGGGAACGCGCGCTGTTCCACCTGCCGGGTGCTCGTGGAAGAGGGGGAGGAGTACCTGAGCCCGCCCACGGAGGGCGAACGGGCGCTGGCCGGGCGGATGGGTTTCCCACCCGGCGTGCGCCTGGCCTGCCAAGCGCAGGTGAGGGGGGCTCCCATGCGCCTGCACCGGCTCATCCGGGACAAGGGCGACATGGAACTCTTCCTCAAGGTCCAGCGCGGGACCCGCGGCCTGGGCGAGGAGAAGGATCTCGCCTTCCTCTTTCTCGATGTCCGCGATTTCACCCCCTTCGCGGAAACTCATCTCCCCTTCGATGTCATCCACGTCCTTTCGCGCTTCCATTCTCTGGTGCGGGAGGCCATCGTGGCGGGCGGGGGACGGATCCTTAGCTTAGCCGGGGACGGCGTCTACGCCGTCTTCGGGCTGGAGGCCCCACTGGCCGAGGCCACCTCTTCGGCCGTCCGCGCGGGACTGCGCATCCTGGAGGAGGTGGAAGCGTTCAACGGCTGCTATCTGGAGACTTACTTCGGCCACCGCCTCGCGGTCGGCATCGGCCTGCACGCGGGCGCCGCCATCTGCGGCGAGGTGGGAGCGGGTGAGGGAGGATCGTTCACCGCCATCGGTTTCTCCGTGAACGTGGCCTCCCGGCTGGAAAGCGCCACCAAGGAAGTGAACAACAGCTTCCTCGTCTCCGAGGCGGCCTTCAGCTTGCTGGCCGACGCGCCCCCGGCGGCCGGGACATGCGAGGTGGCTCTGCGGGGCGTCACGGCGCCCTGCCGCGTCTTCCTGCTCGGCCGGCCCTACCGGTGA
- a CDS encoding LLM class flavin-dependent oxidoreductase, with protein sequence MKVGLFITNQQRLDRDMVAALDEQYAMVRHARENGWDSLFTGQHYLNEGNNQQLQLVPFLARLQAEAGAMTLGLGILLINLHNPVYVAETVASLDVICRGNFVFGVGLGYREVEFDAFRVPKGQRVRRFEECLALVKKLWTGEEITWESEVCKLDRVRMNIRPVQKPHPPVWVAANNDKAVERAARLGDTWFINPHATTATNKRQMALFRAERARSGKPFPKEVPCIKEVFCGRDRRSALELAGPYLLGKYKDYATWGQDKAMPAGESFDKGLDELLEDRFILGSPEECFAQLRPYWEELGVNHLVIRTHWAGMPAGMALQSMELISKELLPALRKV encoded by the coding sequence ATGAAGGTCGGCCTCTTCATCACCAATCAGCAGCGCCTGGATCGGGACATGGTGGCCGCGCTCGACGAGCAGTATGCGATGGTGCGCCACGCCCGGGAAAACGGATGGGATTCCCTCTTCACCGGACAGCACTACCTCAACGAGGGAAACAACCAGCAGCTGCAGCTCGTCCCCTTCCTCGCCCGCCTCCAGGCCGAGGCCGGAGCGATGACCCTGGGGCTGGGCATCCTCCTCATCAATCTCCACAACCCCGTTTACGTGGCGGAGACGGTGGCCTCCCTCGACGTGATCTGCCGGGGGAACTTCGTCTTCGGCGTGGGGCTCGGCTACCGCGAGGTGGAGTTCGACGCCTTCCGGGTGCCCAAGGGCCAGCGGGTGCGCCGTTTCGAGGAGTGCCTGGCGCTGGTGAAGAAGCTCTGGACCGGTGAGGAGATTACCTGGGAGAGCGAGGTCTGCAAGCTCGACCGGGTGCGGATGAACATCCGCCCCGTGCAGAAGCCTCATCCCCCCGTCTGGGTGGCTGCGAACAACGACAAGGCCGTGGAGCGGGCCGCCCGGCTGGGCGACACCTGGTTCATCAATCCGCATGCCACCACTGCCACCAACAAGCGGCAGATGGCCCTCTTCCGCGCCGAGCGCGCGCGATCGGGCAAGCCCTTCCCCAAGGAGGTCCCCTGCATCAAGGAGGTCTTCTGCGGCCGCGACCGCCGAAGCGCCCTGGAGCTGGCCGGCCCCTACCTCCTCGGGAAATACAAGGACTACGCGACGTGGGGGCAGGACAAGGCCATGCCCGCGGGGGAATCCTTCGACAAGGGCCTCGACGAGCTCCTCGAGGACCGCTTCATCCTGGGTTCGCCGGAGGAGTGCTTCGCGCAGCTCCGCCCCTACTGGGAGGAGCTCGGCGTGAACCACCTCGTCATTCGCACCCACTGGGCCGGCATGCCCGCCGGGATGGCTCTCCAGAGCATGGAGCTGATCTCGAAGGAGCTCCTCCCCGCCCTCCGGAAGGTGTGA
- a CDS encoding MoxR family ATPase: protein MFPSTDKVRTSLAGQSYIASREICTALYLAEGMGKPVLVEGPAGVGKTELAKVWAAATGRNLIRLQCYEGLDEAKALYEWEYSKQMLYTQLLRDKLQQVLSDARTLGEAADRVAKEEDIFFSERFLLSRPLLRAIKAEEPTLLLVDEVDRSDAEFEAFLLEVLSDFQVSIPEVGTIRAPKPPAVVLTSNNTRELSEALKRRCLYLFIGYPSSEAELEVVRLKVPGLAAELAKEVVALVQSLREMDLKKHPSVSETIDWAKALVMLNVKHLDEATLDSTLTVLLKHEQDVLRARRVLESRQAKGMAAEAMRRQGAGRPDAGENGEQEWPPSSRRRRRDHRFENPYQRGLPED from the coding sequence ATGTTCCCATCCACCGATAAAGTCCGGACTTCCCTCGCGGGACAGAGCTACATCGCCTCGCGCGAGATCTGTACCGCCCTTTATCTCGCGGAAGGGATGGGGAAGCCCGTGCTGGTCGAAGGGCCGGCCGGGGTGGGCAAGACCGAGCTGGCGAAAGTGTGGGCCGCGGCGACGGGGCGCAACCTCATCCGCCTCCAATGCTATGAAGGGCTGGACGAGGCCAAGGCCCTCTATGAATGGGAGTACAGCAAGCAGATGCTCTACACCCAGCTCCTGCGGGACAAGCTCCAGCAGGTGCTGTCGGACGCAAGGACGCTCGGCGAGGCCGCGGACCGCGTCGCGAAGGAGGAGGACATCTTCTTCTCCGAGCGCTTCCTCCTCTCCCGCCCCCTGCTGCGGGCCATCAAGGCCGAGGAGCCGACCCTCCTGCTGGTGGACGAGGTCGACCGCTCCGACGCGGAGTTCGAGGCCTTCCTGCTCGAGGTGCTGAGCGACTTCCAGGTGTCCATTCCCGAGGTCGGCACCATCCGCGCGCCCAAGCCGCCCGCGGTCGTCCTCACCTCGAACAACACGCGCGAGCTCTCGGAGGCCCTCAAGCGGCGCTGCCTCTATCTGTTCATCGGCTATCCTTCCTCCGAGGCCGAGCTCGAGGTGGTGCGCCTCAAGGTGCCGGGCCTGGCCGCCGAGCTGGCCAAGGAGGTGGTGGCGCTCGTGCAGAGCCTGCGCGAGATGGACCTCAAGAAGCATCCCAGCGTCAGCGAGACCATCGACTGGGCCAAGGCCCTGGTGATGCTGAACGTCAAGCACCTCGACGAGGCCACGCTCGACTCCACCCTCACCGTTCTCCTCAAGCACGAGCAGGACGTCCTCCGCGCCCGCCGCGTCCTCGAGTCCAGGCAAGCGAAGGGCATGGCCGCTGAGGCCATGCGCCGCCAGGGCGCCGGGCGTCCCGACGCGGGGGAAAACGGCGAGCAGGAATGGCCTCCCTCGTCCCGCCGCCGCCGGCGGGACCACCGCTTCGAGAATCCCTACCAGCGCGGCCTGCCGGAGGATTAG
- a CDS encoding VWA domain-containing protein: protein MDRRMVDFVHALRASGVRVSLAESEDAFKAAAQIGVKDRQEFRNALRLTLVKEEHHIPPFDRLFPLFFGADEPPAMDDAMDGMGGEDADMLKEALERLAEMLGPEALKKLLEHLLKGRPLSRGEMDALGREAGLPMAGRPSQAPWMEGRMKRALGLEEMMQALMELLAELAAQGMGQEALERLAEAAGINREALEEQIRREVGSSIARRMREEYEKQPPMDDVMDLPFKGLGEREIERLREEVRRLAAHLRSRAALRHRRSKKGRIDMRGTMRANLRYGGVPLELRRKRRVLKPKLVLLCDVSTSVRHCAEFMLTLIYELQDQVARARSYAFIDRLIDISHWFEESRPQRAVARVLKELPPGSYNTDLGASLSTLCRDHMGDIDRRTTVIFLGDGRNNFNDPRLDCVEALKGRARRIVWMNPEAPYLWGTGDSDMPAYVPYCDALHEVGNLGQLARAVERLFDGR, encoded by the coding sequence ATGGACCGGCGGATGGTGGACTTCGTCCACGCGCTCCGGGCCTCGGGCGTGCGGGTTTCCCTCGCCGAGAGCGAGGACGCCTTTAAGGCCGCCGCGCAGATCGGCGTCAAGGACCGCCAGGAGTTCCGCAACGCGCTCCGGCTCACCCTCGTCAAGGAAGAGCACCACATCCCCCCCTTCGATCGCCTCTTCCCCCTCTTCTTCGGCGCGGATGAGCCTCCCGCCATGGATGACGCCATGGACGGGATGGGCGGCGAGGACGCCGATATGCTGAAGGAGGCCCTGGAGAGGCTGGCCGAGATGCTCGGCCCCGAGGCCCTCAAGAAGCTTCTCGAGCATCTCCTGAAGGGCCGTCCCCTCTCGCGGGGGGAGATGGACGCCCTGGGGCGCGAGGCGGGCCTCCCGATGGCGGGGCGCCCCAGCCAGGCGCCCTGGATGGAGGGCCGCATGAAGCGGGCCCTCGGCCTCGAGGAGATGATGCAGGCCCTCATGGAGCTCCTGGCCGAACTGGCCGCCCAGGGAATGGGCCAGGAGGCGCTCGAGCGGCTGGCCGAGGCGGCGGGGATCAACCGCGAGGCGCTGGAGGAGCAGATCCGGCGCGAGGTGGGCTCCTCCATCGCCAGGCGCATGCGCGAGGAATACGAGAAGCAGCCCCCGATGGACGACGTGATGGACCTGCCCTTCAAGGGGTTGGGGGAGCGCGAGATCGAGCGCCTCCGGGAGGAGGTGCGGCGGCTCGCCGCGCACCTGCGCAGCCGCGCCGCCCTGCGGCACCGGCGGTCGAAGAAGGGCCGGATCGACATGCGCGGCACCATGCGGGCGAACCTCCGCTACGGCGGCGTGCCGCTCGAGCTGCGCCGCAAGCGGCGGGTGCTCAAGCCCAAGCTGGTGCTCCTGTGCGACGTCTCGACCTCGGTGCGCCACTGCGCGGAGTTCATGCTCACCCTCATCTACGAGCTGCAGGACCAGGTGGCGAGGGCCCGGAGCTACGCCTTCATCGACCGCCTCATTGACATCTCGCACTGGTTCGAGGAGAGCCGCCCCCAGCGGGCGGTGGCGCGGGTGCTCAAGGAGCTGCCGCCCGGCTCCTACAACACGGACCTGGGCGCCTCGCTCTCCACCCTCTGCCGCGACCACATGGGGGACATCGACCGCCGGACGACGGTCATCTTCCTGGGGGACGGGCGGAACAACTTCAACGACCCTCGCCTCGACTGCGTCGAGGCCCTGAAGGGCCGGGCGCGCCGGATCGTCTGGATGAACCCGGAGGCGCCCTACCTGTGGGGGACCGGCGACTCCGACATGCCGGCCTACGTCCCCTACTGCGACGCCCTGCACGAGGTGGGGAACCTCGGCCAGCTCGCCCGCGCGGTGGAGCGGCTCTTCGACGGCCGCTGA
- the msrB gene encoding peptide-methionine (R)-S-oxide reductase MsrB, translating to MPTEKIARTDAEWRSRLTPEQYEVTRRGGTERAFSGAYWDCHEPGLYRCVCCGAELFRSAEKFDSGTGWPSFWTPAQEGSIAAHEDATYGMRRIEVRCARCDAHLGHVFPDGPPPTGLRFCINSASLSLEKEEEK from the coding sequence ATGCCGACGGAAAAAATCGCCAGGACCGACGCCGAATGGCGCTCCCGGCTCACCCCCGAGCAGTACGAGGTGACCCGCCGGGGGGGCACCGAGCGCGCCTTCAGCGGCGCCTACTGGGACTGCCACGAGCCGGGGCTCTACCGCTGCGTCTGCTGCGGGGCGGAGCTCTTCCGCTCTGCCGAGAAGTTCGACTCGGGCACCGGCTGGCCGAGCTTCTGGACTCCGGCCCAGGAAGGGAGCATCGCCGCGCACGAGGACGCGACCTACGGCATGCGCCGCATCGAGGTGCGCTGCGCCCGGTGCGACGCCCACCTGGGGCACGTCTTCCCGGACGGGCCCCCGCCGACGGGGCTCCGCTTCTGCATCAACTCCGCGTCGCTGAGCCTGGAGAAGGAGGAGGAGAAGTAG
- a CDS encoding PilZ domain-containing protein: MPDSDQRRFPRFPINFVLFPVLISAPGLTDLTLDPHDISMGGFKVLLPEEPEVGSTFTSSIELRGKTYPECKVRVAWTHKNNTQPPSWSTGLALLLPGPGEEFQGRLNQVLTEVGKAPA, encoded by the coding sequence ATGCCAGATTCCGACCAGCGGCGTTTCCCGCGTTTCCCGATCAATTTCGTCCTGTTTCCCGTCCTGATCAGCGCCCCGGGCCTGACCGACCTCACCCTCGACCCGCACGACATCAGCATGGGCGGGTTCAAGGTGCTCCTTCCGGAGGAGCCCGAGGTGGGCTCGACCTTCACCTCCAGCATTGAGCTGCGGGGGAAGACCTACCCGGAGTGCAAGGTGCGGGTGGCCTGGACGCACAAGAACAACACCCAGCCGCCTTCCTGGTCCACCGGGCTGGCCCTCCTGCTTCCCGGCCCGGGGGAGGAGTTCCAAGGCCGCCTCAACCAGGTGCTCACCGAGGTCGGGAAGGCGCCCGCCTGA
- a CDS encoding type II toxin-antitoxin system RelE/ParE family toxin, which yields MDAEPPKLQARFYRTARGNEPVREWLKSFPKKDKKRIGEDISTIQFGWPVGYPTCRPLAHGIWEARTHLDDVIAQVYFFVAGDTMYLLHGIIKKTQETPKAAIDLARSRKQEIESELAKLRKRLGDKA from the coding sequence GTGGACGCGGAGCCGCCCAAATTGCAGGCGAGGTTCTACAGGACTGCCCGGGGCAATGAACCCGTCCGGGAATGGCTGAAGTCTTTTCCGAAAAAGGACAAAAAACGAATCGGGGAAGACATTTCCACCATTCAATTCGGCTGGCCGGTCGGCTATCCCACCTGCCGGCCCCTGGCGCATGGGATCTGGGAGGCCAGGACGCATTTAGATGATGTGATTGCGCAGGTCTACTTCTTTGTGGCCGGGGACACGATGTATCTCCTGCATGGAATCATTAAGAAGACCCAGGAGACGCCAAAGGCCGCCATCGATCTCGCCCGGAGCCGGAAACAAGAAATAGAAAGCGAATTGGCGAAGCTGCGAAAGCGGCTGGGAGACAAGGCATGA
- a CDS encoding XRE family transcriptional regulator: MSKKTHIGSSFEGFLAEEGILEETETIAIKRVIAWQIKQAMEKKRISKAEMAQRMRTSRPVVDRLLDPTHKSLTLSTLVKAAIALDGKAQVSIDVKSKRASA, encoded by the coding sequence ATGAGCAAGAAAACCCACATTGGCTCCTCCTTCGAGGGCTTCCTCGCGGAGGAGGGAATCCTCGAAGAGACCGAGACCATCGCCATCAAGCGGGTGATTGCCTGGCAGATAAAGCAGGCAATGGAAAAGAAGCGAATCTCGAAGGCCGAGATGGCACAGCGGATGAGGACGAGCCGCCCCGTCGTGGACCGGCTCCTGGACCCCACGCACAAGTCCCTGACCCTTTCCACCCTCGTCAAGGCGGCCATCGCCCTGGACGGAAAGGCCCAAGTGTCCATCGACGTGAAGAGCAAGCGGGCCTCGGCCTAA
- a CDS encoding universal stress protein: MAKTTGPKKILVPVDFSDYSREALSLALTEAKAHGGEVSILHVMEDPLTAAAYAGAGMEGVPAAGVDWLKVKEEIAEGATRTMEELKESVPEAKGARTELAWGEPPDTILEVARKGNYDLIVMSTHGRQGMSRLFMGSVAERVIRTTDRPTLVVPRRK, translated from the coding sequence ATGGCCAAGACCACCGGCCCCAAGAAGATCCTCGTCCCCGTGGATTTCTCCGATTACAGCCGCGAGGCCCTGTCGCTGGCGCTGACCGAGGCGAAAGCGCACGGCGGGGAAGTCTCGATCCTGCACGTCATGGAGGACCCCCTCACGGCCGCGGCCTACGCGGGCGCGGGGATGGAGGGCGTCCCCGCCGCCGGGGTGGACTGGCTCAAGGTGAAGGAGGAGATCGCCGAGGGGGCCACGAGGACCATGGAGGAGCTGAAGGAGAGCGTGCCGGAGGCGAAGGGAGCGCGCACCGAGCTGGCCTGGGGCGAGCCCCCCGACACCATCCTCGAGGTGGCCCGGAAGGGGAACTACGATCTGATCGTGATGTCCACCCACGGGCGGCAGGGGATGTCCCGGCTGTTCATGGGGAGCGTGGCCGAGCGCGTGATCCGCACCACCGACCGCCCCACCCTGGTCGTGCCGCGCAGGAAGTGA
- a CDS encoding 4Fe-4S binding protein, translating to MANPLETKLIARDVFMQVPGTRMWRKLYGPEELKPVEEAALEWHAKYLGGEWLPDSPARTAKKRRPRLMAWVNESCTGCENCIPFCPVDCIEHTPAPIYPDDHSPTRTIMIRYEECIGCELCAKACDSANAGYNAIYMVPTDSFEEEFGVRVSDDLRRHPAGWYFPAYKEVAERMLRERSAPAD from the coding sequence ATGGCCAATCCATTGGAGACGAAACTGATCGCGCGCGACGTCTTCATGCAGGTCCCGGGGACCCGGATGTGGCGGAAGCTCTACGGCCCGGAGGAGCTCAAGCCGGTCGAGGAGGCCGCCCTGGAGTGGCACGCGAAATACCTGGGGGGCGAATGGCTGCCGGACTCCCCGGCGAGGACGGCCAAGAAGCGCCGCCCCCGCCTCATGGCCTGGGTCAACGAGTCCTGCACCGGGTGCGAGAACTGCATCCCGTTCTGCCCGGTGGACTGCATCGAGCACACGCCCGCCCCGATCTACCCCGACGACCATTCCCCGACGCGGACGATCATGATCCGGTACGAGGAGTGCATCGGCTGCGAGCTCTGCGCGAAGGCGTGCGACTCCGCGAACGCGGGCTACAACGCGATCTACATGGTGCCGACGGATTCCTTCGAGGAGGAGTTCGGAGTCCGGGTCTCGGATGATCTGCGGCGCCACCCGGCCGGATGGTATTTTCCCGCCTACAAGGAAGTCGCGGAGCGCATGCTGCGCGAGAGGTCCGCGCCGGCGGACTGA